Below is a genomic region from Echinicola rosea.
ATGATAAAAGTAAAATTTCAGAAAAGCAGGTAATAGCCCTTATTGAAAAAAGAGGCTTCAAAGTAAAAACAAAAGAAGATAGTAAATAAATGGCTGGTATTCCTGCTATAATCGTAGTTGTATAAAGCTCTTCCTTATATAGGTTAAGTCCTAAACTATTAATAACAAAAAAATGGCAACTGAAACAGTTCAAATGAAAGTTTCCGGGCTGATGTGCTCATTTTGTACAATGAGTGTGGAGAAAGCTTTAAAAAGATATCCGGCGGTGAATAACGTACTCGTAAATCTCGTTCATGGCATTGTGCTGGTGGAGGCAGATACGGCACGAATGAGCCGCGAAGAACTTGCGCAGGCAGTTGAGAAATTGGGCTATAGTGTGTCGGCCACAGAAGTGCAGCAATACAAAACGGATGAAGATGTCTTTCAACTGGTAAAGCAAAGAGGAACCATCGGTATGATCCTTTCTGTCATTGTCCTTTTGGTGGACCCGTTGAATATATTTGGCTTGCCAGCTATTTACACGATCTGGTTCAGTTTCGCAGTGGCAACAGTAGTACTTTTATGGGTCGGGTACCCTATTTTGCGTAAGACACTGATGGCTATTCGTCAGCGGGTGATTAATGCCAACGTGTTACTATCGGCCGGAGCATGGGGTTCGTTTATTATTGGCACGCTTTCTCTCTTTTATCCTGCCTGGCCAAACTTCCTGCCCGTTGCATCCTGGCTAATGTCATTGCACCTTTTCTTTGCCTATTTTAAACTGGACACCCGTAAGAAAGCATCAGAAGCTGTTCGAAAGCTCCTTTCTCTTCAACCACCAAAAACAAGAGTAATTCGGGGCGGGCAGTATATTGAAGTGTTAACCAAAGATGTTTCTGTCGGAGAAATGGTGGAAATTCGCCCTGGAGAACGTCTACCACTTGACGGAGAAGTAGTGGAAGGGATTGCCAGTGTAGATGAATCCAGCTTTACGGGAGAATCCTCTCCCGTTACAAAAGAGAATGGCTCCTCTGTTATTGGCGGTACGCTGAATTTAGATGGTGCCCTCCAGGTTCGGGTGACAAAAATAGGGCAGGATAGTTTTCTTAACCAGATTGTCCGGCTTATGAGCCAAATATCAGAACGTAAGCCTCCTATTGAACTTTTGGCTGATCGCTTGATGAATTATTATGGTCCAGTTGTTTTTATAGTGGCAGGGATGGCCTTTGCAGGCTGGGCACTTCTAACAGGAGATTTCACAGCAGCCACTCTGGTTTTGCTCACCACGATAATCATGGGTTACCCTTGCGCTTTGGGCATAACCACTCCTATGTTGGCAGCTATTGCAGGCGGGAAAGGTATATCCATTGGGCTCTTGGTAAAAGCAAGTGAAGTATTTTATGGGCTCTCCAAAATAGATACTATAGTTTTTGATAAAACCGGTACACTCACCTATGGCAGGCCTACCGTTACAGATGTGGAAGCCTTTAATGCATCGTATGTAGAAGTTCTTACTCTGGCCGCCACTGTTGAAAGCCAGTCCGAACATCCTTTAGGACAGGCCATTACTTTTTTTGCCCAACGGGAAGGAGCTGGAAAATTTAAAACACAAAGTTTTCGTGCTGTTCCGGGTAAAGGAATAATAGCCTCCGTTAAAGATAAAGAGGTATTGATTGGCAAACCTTCATTTATTGAAGAAAATAATATTAACCTCTCAGATATTGTAAAGGATAAAATAAACAGCCTTGGAAAAGATGGAAAAACTGTTGTTGTACTCAGCAGGCAAAATGAAGTGATTGGCTTAATAGCACTTCAAGACACACCACGTAAGGGTGCCAAAGAAGTAATCACAAAATTAAATCAGCGCAATATAAAATCTGTAATGTTAACAGGCGATTCCCGTCCGGTAGCAGAAGCCATTGGTAAACAGTTGGGTATAGATCAGGTGCAGGCAGAACTCCTTCCTGGCGATAAAGTGTCGGCTATTGAAGCTTTACAAAGAAATGGGCAAAAAGTAGCTATGGTAGGAGATGGTATTAATGATGCTCCGGCACTGGCACAATCAGATGTAGGGATTGCCATTGGAGCAGGTACGGATGTTGCCATAGAATCTGCAGGAGTGATTCTTATTGGTGATAAATTGATGGATGTTCTGAATGCACTTATTCTTGGCAAGGCAAGTTATAGAATAATGACAGGCAATGTGATTGTAGCTGTTTTATTTAATATTGTTGGTATGGGATTGGCCGCTTTTGGGTTTATCACTCCTATGTTTGCTATCATTATTATGATCTTAAGTATTTTTGCAATTCTGCTAAATACATTAAGGATTAGAACCTTGAAACTTGAAACTTCAAAGGAAGAGCATGCTGCTTCAGTTGCAGAGATAACATTTAAAATTCCGAATATGGTCTGTGAGGGTTGTGCAGAAACAATAACATCAGCCCTCAAAGGTTTGCCGGGTATACAAGAGGTTAAGCCAAAAGTACTTCAAAAACAGGTGTATGTACGCTATGAATCCGGAAAACTACAGCAGCAGGAGATGAAGGATGCTATCGGTAATGCAGGTTTTACTGCCGTAGAAGTTTAATAGTGGATTAAAATTAACCTTTATTATTATGTATAAAATTAACGACCTAAAAGCAAAGAAAATCAATCGGTTTATCCATTTACTTTTCTTTTGTTCTTTGTTTGTTCTCCTTGCTTCTGCCTGTAACTCGCAAAACGAAAAAAAGCAGGAACAGACTGAGCAAAAAAGTTCTGTCCAAAACCTTACTAAAACGACTATCCCTATTGAAGGTATGACCTGCAATGCTTGTGTTGCAAGTATAAAAAAGAAGCTTAATTCCATGGAAGACCTAGAGGAAGTGGAAGTAAGCCTTGAGCATCGAAATGCCACTGTTTTTTATGAGGAAGGTAAAATTTCTCCCCAACAAATTCGGGATGCTATCAATGAAATTGGGTATAAAGCAGGTGAACCAATAACTGAAAAGGATACGAAATGACACTGGAAAGTTTTTTTGAAAATTTTGGAGGAGATCTTTCTGAAGTATCTTTATTAAGCTTTACCATTGCTTTTTTGGCAGGAATCGTGTCCAGTGGGGTTTGTCCCTGTACGCTACCTGTAGGATTGGGCATGGCAGGTTTAGTTAGCAGCAATTCCGAAAAAAGAGCTAGCTATGGTTTTTTAATTGCAGGTGCTTTTTTCTTTGGAATTGTACTAAGCCTGACTTTATTAGGTGCTTTGGCAGGCAGGTTTGGAGTTATATTATCCGAAACCTTTGGACTCTATTGGGCTTTAGCTATGGTTATTATTTCCATTATCGCAGCTATTGCCGCTTTCTATGGCCCCCGATTAAATGTGACAAAACTGGCATCGATTCGAAAGCCAGGAATAGGAGGTTCCGTGTTATATGGCTTTATTTTTAGCCTCGGTACTTCTGCTGCTCCGTTACTACTGTTGTTATCCGTTGCTGCCGCTACCGCAGATCCTTTTTATGGGCTTACCCTCGCTTTTTCTTTCGGCTTGGGAAGAGGCTTACCATTTTTATTAGTTGGATTGTTTGCCGGTGCAGTATCACGTCTGGCTCAGCTTACATGGCTCAGACGCAGCATTCAAATTATCAGTGGAAGTGCTTTATTGTTTGTTGCTTTTTATTACGGAAGGGTTTTTATAGAACTGATGCCCTAAAAACCCCTCCTGCTAATCCCATGTGCTTCCAGTAGGTTCATTCCGTTCGTTCGTGCCTCACTCTCTTCATTCACCCACTTCCAGCACCGCACAGCAAGAGTAGCCCGTTATTCCATTCCGCTACGCTGCATTCCATAACGTGCCACACTTGCTTTTCCCAACGCACCCCCCAACGCAGGTAAAGCGGTGTTCGTCAGTCGTTCCGTTTTGCTTCACACACTCTCTCCTTCCTCACTCGCAGCTATTTCAGCCCCCCAAACTCCTTCTAAGGTGTTCGCTACACTCACAATATTTTTAATTGGGGGTCTGCCGCTGCTTATTGTTTTTGCTCGCCTGCGGGTCGCTGCGGGCTGATCGGGCTGTCATGTTTTTTGCTTTCCCCAATGTGCTTTCAGTCGCTTCGTTTCAGTCATTCGTTCCTCATTCCTTCAACTCAGCCACTTTCAGCACCGCTCACAAGAATAGCTCTTTCACTTCACTACACGAGCCAACGCACCGTCATTCCGCAATCTGCCTGCAATCCCCCTCCAATGGGTTTGTACTGCAATCAAAAAATACAAACCCTACCAAAACTATTGCAGGCAGTTATTGCTCCATTCCTTTCCAACAATCATTTCGTTCCGTTCAGTCGCTACCCTTGCCTTTGCCGACCCTGATGCAAAAAAACACGCCAGCCCTGCCGTAAACGGTAGGCGTCTGCCGCCCTCATTCTTCGGGCTTTTGCAGCCACCACCCTTGCTCCGCTCGCAGGCGGCTCGCAGAAATGGCTTCGCCTTGGTTTACCTGCGTTTCCACTCCACCCCATACAAACTGAGTCTCTTGGTTTAATTATTAAGTATTTGCTTAAATAAGAAAACTATTTGTATTTTTGCTGCGTTATTAAATCCTAAACAAGGAAATTATGGAAAACAATCAATCGTGTATCCGTGTGTTTGCCGACAAGGTTCAAATAGACAATTGTAGAGTAATACTTCAAACCAACGACAAGGCATTCAGTCAACTGAGTGGACTTTTAGCATTGGCAGGAAACGAAGTAAGGTTAAAAATCTTATTTCTCTTAGAAGAAGAAAACGAACTTTGTCCTTGCGACCTTTCAGACATTCTCGGAATGAGCATCCCTGCCGTTTCGCAACACCTCAGAAAACTAAAAGACGGAAACATCATTGAAGGTAGAAGAGAAGGACAAACCATTTTCTACTCTTTGAAACAGGAGCAACTTACTTTACTTCGTCCATTTTTTAAACACATCATAAACAATTCAAAAAAGGAAACAGTATGAACAAGAAAAACAACAGACTTGTCGGAGCGGGAGTGCTTTCGGCAGTAGCAGCATCACTTTGCTGCATTACACCAGTATTGGCTCTTATTTCAGGAGCTTCAGGAGTGGCATCTATCTTTTCATGGATGGAACCAGCAAGACCTTATCTAATCGGTATCACCGTTTTGGTATTGGGCTTTGCTTGGTATCAGAAACTCAAACCACGAACAGCCGAAGAAATCCAATGTGATTGCGAAGAAGACGAAAAAAAACCCTTTATGCAGACCAAAACATTCTTGGGAATTGTAACCGTGTTTGCAGCCTTGATGCTCGCTTTTCCAAACTATGCACACATTTTCTATCCTTCAAACGACAACAAGGAAGTTGTAATCGTCAATGCTTCTGACATCCAAACGGTAACTTTTGATGTAAAAGGAATGACTTGCAATGGTTGTGCTTCACAAGTAGAAAATGATGTGAACAAATTGCCAGGCATTGTTAAGGTAGATGCGATTTATGAAGAAGCGACTGCCAAAGTAGAATTTGACCAAACCAAAGTGAGTCTTGCTCAAATTGAAGAAGCCATCAACGGTACAGGTTACAAAGTGGTTGGCAAGAAATAGTATTTTTTTGCCCCTCGTATTTAAGAACTTAATTAAATAATTATACTATGAAAAAGAATTTAATTCTATTGAGTGCTTTGTTCCTAATTGGAATTGCTCAGCTTAATGCTCAATGTTGCAAACCGAATGACAGTAAAGCACAAACAGCAAATACAAACCAGCAAGAAGGTAAAACCCTGAAATTGAAAATAACGGGAATGACTTGTGCAGGTTGCTCCAACCACATTTCAAATGCCCTCAAAGAAGTGGACGGCATTATTGAACACAAAGTGGAATATCCAGGCGATTTGGCAACTATCCAGTACGACCCAAGCAAAAAAAATCCTGAAGCTATCAAAAAAGTAATTGAAAAAACAGGTTATAAAGCCGAAATCATTAAAGAAAATTCTAAATAATATGAAAACTGTAAAATTAATTTTAGGCATTGTTACTATCGGGATGATAGTAGCTAGTTGTAATAAAGAAGTACAGGAACCGGAAGTAAAACCAACAAATTCTTCAACTCCCGGTACTAATTCTTCCACCCCAACAGGTACTTCGACCATTTCTTACACAGATTTGAGTGCGGAACAAAGCACCATTGCAATTGGGGCAACCACAAAAGTAACAGCTACAGCAACAGGAGATGGTCTTTCTTATATCTGGAGTGCATCAGATGGCGATATTATAGGAAGTAAAGCATGTTTGCAGTAAAACCCCAAATAGAAAACTTATGAAAAATCAACGAAAATATATTGACGGTCAATTAAACGACATTCTTTTTTCTGAATTTAAGATAAAGAATAGCGATTTTATTTTACGAATATTTCAAGAATTGATGCTAGGCAGTTCTATATCTAAAAACAGATTTTATAAACTAATAAAAGTGTCCAAAGATAAAGCGGACGCTATTTTGAATAAACTGGGCGAAACCGATGTACAAGGAAATATTATTGCATTTTCTGGTCTATCTACAGTTCCTACCAAACATCGCTTTATTGTAAATGGTAAGATGTTATACACATGGTGTGTAGTAGATGCCATTCTGTTTGCTGAATGGTTAGATGTGGAAGTCAATGTTCATTCGTCCGACCCAATTGATAGTTCTCTCATAGAATTACAAATAAACGGAGGTCAGCTATTATGGACAACTCCTTATCCTTTATTTATTTCTTGGGTAGAATCTGTTGACACCTGCAATATTAAAGGGTCGCTATGTAATCACGTTTCATTTTTTGCAAGCGAAAGAACAGCAAAACAATGGTTAAAAAATAATCCTGATGGAAAAATATTGACGCTTGAGGATTTCTTTGAGCCTAAAAACATAGGAATGAAATGTTGTTAAGTATAGTCCTAAATAAATTAAAAAAATAAGATGAAAGAAGAAAAAATAAAATTGGAAATTGCAGGTATGACCTGCGACCATTGTGCCACAGGAATAAAAAAAATGCTTTCACAAAATGAGGGTGTTAAAGAAGCCAATGTGAGCTACCCAAAAGCTACTTGTGAATGTTCTTTTGACCCTACCAAAACAAGTAAAGAAGAAATCATCAATACCATTAACGGCACAAAAAACTATCGTGTAAAAAGTGAAATTTCTGAAAATGGAAATAGTAGGAATAATCAATTTGATTTAATCATTATCGGTGGTGGTTCGGCTGCATTTTCGGCAGCTATCAAAGCCGAAAGTTTAGGTTTATCGACCTTAATGGTAAACGGTGGTTTGGACTTTGGCGGTACTTGTGTCAACGTGGGTTGTGTGCCTTCTAAAAATCTTATTCGTGCAGGCGAGTCGGCTTATCACGCTACACATTCCAACTTTGAAGGCATCAAGCCAAAAGGAGTTGATATTGATTTCGCTCAAATCATCAAAGACAAGAAAAAATTAGTAGCCACACTTCAAGAGAAAAAATATATGGATGTGGTAAGCGATTTTGAAAACCTGACTATGCTAAAAGGTTGGGCAAAATTCAAAGACAACAAAACCATTTTGGTTGATGGCAAGGAATACAAAGCCTTCAAATTTTTAATTGCTGCGGGAGCTACGACCAACATTCCGACTATTGAAGGATTGGACAAAATTGACTACTTGACCAACGTTTCCCTTTTCGACTTGGAAGAAAAACCCGAAAGCTTGACCATTATGGGAGCAGGTTACATAGGTTTGGAAATTGCAATGGCGTACAATCGTTTAGGCGTTAAAGTCCGAATCATTGAATTTACCGACCGTGTTCTACGGACACAAACCCCAGACATCAGTGAAGCATTGGAAACCCAAATGCGAAAAGAAGGCATTGAAATCTTACCTAATTTCAGAGCCGTGAAATTCGAGAAACAAGCGAATGAAACCATCATTCACTGTAAATGTCCTGACGGTTCATTTACGCAAATTATAGAAAAAGGTAAGGTAGTAATTGCCACAGGCACAAAAGCCAATACAAGCCAATTAGGGTTAGATAACATTGGTTTGGAACTCACCAAAAGCGGACATATCGCTGTAAATGAAAAAATGGAAACCAATCTACCTAACATTTACGCAGCAGGTGACGTAACCAACACCCCTGCATTTGTTTATACAGCCGCTTTTGAAGGTAAAATTGCCGTTGAAAATGCGTTCTCAGGAACAGATAATAAAGCCGATTATTCTTCTTTACCTTGGGTGGTGTTTACTGACCCACAAATTGCAGGGGCAGGTTTAGATGAAGCACAGGCAGAATCAAAAGGCATTCCGTTTGAAGTGTCAAAATTGGAATTGAAAGACGTACCGAGAGCCATAGCAGCCAACGACACAAGGGGTTTCATCAAACTCATTCGTAACTCGGAAACTGACAAACTTATAGGTGCAAGAGTAGTCGCACCCGAAGGTGGAGAACTCATACAACAATTAAGTATGGCAATCAAATACGGAATAATGGTGAAAGACTTAGCAGACAGTTTCTACCCTTATTTGACTTTGGGAGAAGGTATAAAATTAGCAGCAATAACTTTCGGAAAAGACGTATCAAAATTAAGTTGTTGTGCAAGCTAAATCAAATTCCTTCAATTCTATGTTTTCGATTCCCATTCATGCATTGCCTAGCTATTCAAATAGTACTGGTTCATAGAATTGGCATTTAATAGCCATAAATAGTCAATAATCACTCAAACATAAAGCAAAGTTACAGGCATGCGGATGCGAGAGCTGCAAGGGTTCGCTACGCCTGTTAGGAAAAAAAATCTCCACCCTACGGGTAGTATTTTTTTCCCACAGCCCTTGCTGCAATCGCACCGTCCTGTAGTGTGAGGGCATTATGTTTAAGTTATTATTCAGAGTCCGTTTCGGCAGCCGGTGGTTGTTGGCGGGCGTTCGCACCTCAGGCCTTCCGTTCCATGCAGGCATTCAGCGTTGTGGTATCACAGATTATACGCTGCGTGTTTTTTGGTTCGAGTTGTGCCTTTCAGAGCTTCCCTTTTAGGGGGGCTCATTTTTTTTTGAAAAATTATTCTAAAAAATCAGATTTTACTTTTTTTCAAAGTATTTATAAGAAAACATATAATATGATTGACTACAAAAAACTCGATGTAGAATACGACCAGATAATAATCCTCGACCTGCTATCTGAAAATGAAAGAACTGATTGGAAAATTACAGAAGAATTGAGAGACGTTCTAAAAGGTGAAAGATTCTCAGTACATCCAATTTACCTATCCAACAAACAAGAATTGCTTGATGCTCTGGAACAACTTACTACACAAGCCAAAGCAGGTAAAAGATACATGCTTCATTTCGTAGGTCATGGCAACAGTGATTGTATCGGGTTCAAACACAACCATGAATTGATTCCTTGGTCTCAGTTAGAAGTACCACTTCAAAATCTCAACAAAGTTTCTGATGAAACCCTTGTCTTGAACATGACTACTTGTAAAGGGCTAAATGTAATTAAAGCAGTTGACCACATGAAAGTTGAAAAACCCTTCTTTGGTATAATCGGATACAGTGCAGATCTCGATTACTGTGTTGGTATATCAGCTAACAAAATTTTCTACCTATCCATGTCTAATGGTATACAAATCAACAAGGCAATCGAGAAAGTTAAAAAAGAAACGGGGGATGATAATTTCCATTGCATTACGGCACAGGGCTACTCTGCAATTAAAAATAAAATAGAGCAGCAAAGATAGGCGGGTTCGCACATGGCCAACGCTCATTCGGACAGTCAAGGTCAAGCCCTTCGGGTTTTGAAAAAAATCTCCACCCTGCAGGTAGTATTTTTTCCAAAAACCTTGACAGCCGACCTCCACCCGCCTTATTCAAAGCTTTCTCTTTTCTTTTTTCCCTTTTTTTCTTTTCTCTTTTGAAAAAATGTATGCGAAGCGCAGCGAGCAAAATTCTAATGGCTCACTGTATGAAATCGTTTCGCATCAAAACCCATCGACCGGAAAACAGCTACAATCAGCCGCACTTCTTCATCCTGAACAGAGGACTAAACAGCGGAAAACCGCTCAACCTACCTTGCCCGAATTGCTTTGTTTGTCTTACCGACAACCTTGAGGACAGGGAATTTCTCTACTGGCTCTGCTTCGGATTGTGGAAGTCAAAATCCTTCTATCATTTTCTGAAAGGTTCCGTAATTCCATTCGTGACAATTGATGAAACCCGAAAGCTGATCCGGGAAAGTTCAACTAAGGCAAGCTGTAAAGCCCAGGCATTTCAAAAGGCTATTCATGCCCTACGACTACTCGACACCAATGAGCAAAAAATCAAGGTTGCTTTAAAGACGATTGATACTGCCCGACAAGCCATATTTTATGACTTGATGAAAGATTCAGGCGCAGGATAAATCCTTGACCTGCCAAAAGAACAGGGCAACAAAAGCAAAATAAAGCACATAAACGCAACAACACCAAAGAGAGAACTACCGCCTAATTCTTGAAGTAATTTAGTTGGCGAAGGGCAAATCCATGGTAAGTCCGTGTCAAGTCCAAGCAAATGTTTAACCCCTAAAAAATCGTAAAGAGATGGGAAAAATTAATCAGGGTATTCTCGGTGGTGTATCAGGCCAGGTAGGGAATGTAATCGGTGGAACTTGGAAGGGCATCGATTACCTGCGCATCAAACCTTCCAGTGTAGCGAACCCAAGAACTGAAGGTCAAGTTGACCAGCGTTCTAAGTTCTCAACCGTCTTGCAGTTCTTGCAACCTATGACAGACTTCCTGAGAGTCGGTTTCAAGTTGTATGCTAACAAAATGACCCAGTTCAATGCGGCCATGTCTTACAACCTGAACAATGCGATTACCGGAGCTTATCCAAACTTCATGATTGACTATGCAAATGCATTAGTTACTCGCGGTAATCTAACCGGAGCGTCAAACGGTGCTGCCAGTTCTCCAAGTGCTGGAAACGTGGAAGCAACCTGGACAGACAATTCAGGAAGTGGTAGTGCATTGGCAACAGACAAAGCTCTGATTGCTCTTTTGAATACTACCAGAGGAGAAGCAGTGTTCACCACTGCGGGACCAGCAAGGTCTGCCGGATCAGCGACCATTCCAGTGCCTCCTGAGTACTCAGGAGAAGACGTTGAAGTCTTCTTAGGGTTTATATCAGAAGACGGAACTAAAGTCGCTAACAGCGTTTATTTAGGCTCTGTAACAGTTGCGTAAAGCGATTGGTGTTTTCGATAAAAACCGCTTCCTTTGTGGAGCGGTTTTTTTATGTCCGCTCCACTCTAATTTTCCTTTCTTATCCCTTATTTTGCTAATACTCAGCATTTTTTGTTGCTAATTCGTTTCTACTACTTTAGTAACACACTGAAATACAGTATGTTAAAAGCAATTCAAATATTTTGCATCGGTATTGTACCGGTTTGGAGCTGATGAGCGTTTCTATCTTGGGGGCAGATACAATACAGTGAGTGGCAAGATGCGTGAAAGTGCATCAGAGAACCTCGATATCAGCCGGATCAACTTTGGTGGAGGCTGGTATTTTTCAAAGAACGTTTTAACAAAAGTTGAGTACATGAAGCAGCAATATGAAGGCAGTGCCTGGACAGGGCGTTTTGCCGGGGCTGAGTTCAGTGGAGTCGTGGTTGAAGCGGTGATTAGTTTCTGACGGAACTCCCGTGTGGGTGACTCATCCACACGGGATTCTTTTTACTGCTGTGTAAAAGATAATGACTACAAAAATAAGTGTCAGGAGACTAAGATTTTTCAAGGGAAATACAGCATGAAAATTCACATATTGAAGTATTTGAAATACAAACCGTCAATTTTGATGTTAAAATCGAACATTCTGAACTAAATTTCGTAAATTCGTACTAGACTTTCTCCAAAGTGCAACGTTTTAGAAAAATATCGGCCATCCTGCTTTCCATCCTGGTGCTGCTCAGTTCCACGAGCTACACCTTTGGTATGCATTTTTGCATGGGACAGTTGGAGAGCATTGCACTTTTTTCCGGGGCTGAGCCCTGCGAAATGGCCACTCAAAAATCACCTTGTGCCAATGATAAGCATGATCCGGATTGCGAACACCAGCAGGTGACTAAAAAAGGTTGCTGTGAAGACCAGACTTTAGTAATTGAGGGTCATGAAGACCTTACGCAAGTGACCAAAGTTGCGGTTCCTGATTTTCAAATGATCGCAGTTATCTACGTTGTGGTTTCGTTTCTTTTTAGTGACACTACCGTTGATCACTATACGTTTAACGACTATTCCCCCCCACTGATTGAACGTGATATACCAGTACTCGTTCAATCCTTCCTTATTTAAGCATTTCATTCAATTGATCGTGATCAAGGCTTAGCTCTTTAGAGCCTTGGGGCATTATTGCTATGCCTTTTTAAATCAATTCAAAAGTTGAATGTAAATAACATGCTTAATAAAATCATTAAATACTTTCTTGAGAACAAGTTAGTTACCGTTCTCATCTTAATTGGCTTCATTGCCTGGGGCATTGTGACCGCCCCTTTCGGTTGGCAGATAGGTGCGTTACCTTCTGATCCCGTTCCGGTAGATGCTATTCCGGATATAGGAGAAAACCAACAGATTGTCTTTACCCAGTGGCAGGGCCGATCACCACAAGACATAGAAGACCAAATTTCCTATCCGCTGACTACCTATTTATTAGGTATTCCGGGCGTAAAATCTATACGGAGTTCTTCTATATTTGGCTTTTCCAGTATCTTCATCATTTTCAGTGAAGATGTAGAGTTTTACTGGTCACGTTCACGTATCCTTGAGAAACTAAGTTCCTTGCCTTCCGGCTTATTACCGGAAGGGGTTCAGCCCGCACTCGGGCCTGATGCCACTGCGCTGGGCCAGGTGTATTGGTATACCATTGAGGGCAGAGATAAGGATGGAAACCCTACGG
It encodes:
- a CDS encoding heavy metal translocating P-type ATPase; its protein translation is MATETVQMKVSGLMCSFCTMSVEKALKRYPAVNNVLVNLVHGIVLVEADTARMSREELAQAVEKLGYSVSATEVQQYKTDEDVFQLVKQRGTIGMILSVIVLLVDPLNIFGLPAIYTIWFSFAVATVVLLWVGYPILRKTLMAIRQRVINANVLLSAGAWGSFIIGTLSLFYPAWPNFLPVASWLMSLHLFFAYFKLDTRKKASEAVRKLLSLQPPKTRVIRGGQYIEVLTKDVSVGEMVEIRPGERLPLDGEVVEGIASVDESSFTGESSPVTKENGSSVIGGTLNLDGALQVRVTKIGQDSFLNQIVRLMSQISERKPPIELLADRLMNYYGPVVFIVAGMAFAGWALLTGDFTAATLVLLTTIIMGYPCALGITTPMLAAIAGGKGISIGLLVKASEVFYGLSKIDTIVFDKTGTLTYGRPTVTDVEAFNASYVEVLTLAATVESQSEHPLGQAITFFAQREGAGKFKTQSFRAVPGKGIIASVKDKEVLIGKPSFIEENNINLSDIVKDKINSLGKDGKTVVVLSRQNEVIGLIALQDTPRKGAKEVITKLNQRNIKSVMLTGDSRPVAEAIGKQLGIDQVQAELLPGDKVSAIEALQRNGQKVAMVGDGINDAPALAQSDVGIAIGAGTDVAIESAGVILIGDKLMDVLNALILGKASYRIMTGNVIVAVLFNIVGMGLAAFGFITPMFAIIIMILSIFAILLNTLRIRTLKLETSKEEHAASVAEITFKIPNMVCEGCAETITSALKGLPGIQEVKPKVLQKQVYVRYESGKLQQQEMKDAIGNAGFTAVEV
- a CDS encoding heavy-metal-associated domain-containing protein is translated as MYKINDLKAKKINRFIHLLFFCSLFVLLASACNSQNEKKQEQTEQKSSVQNLTKTTIPIEGMTCNACVASIKKKLNSMEDLEEVEVSLEHRNATVFYEEGKISPQQIRDAINEIGYKAGEPITEKDTK
- a CDS encoding cytochrome c biogenesis CcdA family protein translates to MTLESFFENFGGDLSEVSLLSFTIAFLAGIVSSGVCPCTLPVGLGMAGLVSSNSEKRASYGFLIAGAFFFGIVLSLTLLGALAGRFGVILSETFGLYWALAMVIISIIAAIAAFYGPRLNVTKLASIRKPGIGGSVLYGFIFSLGTSAAPLLLLLSVAAATADPFYGLTLAFSFGLGRGLPFLLVGLFAGAVSRLAQLTWLRRSIQIISGSALLFVAFYYGRVFIELMP
- a CDS encoding ArsR/SmtB family transcription factor — protein: MENNQSCIRVFADKVQIDNCRVILQTNDKAFSQLSGLLALAGNEVRLKILFLLEEENELCPCDLSDILGMSIPAVSQHLRKLKDGNIIEGRREGQTIFYSLKQEQLTLLRPFFKHIINNSKKETV
- the merTP gene encoding mercuric transport protein MerTP, which gives rise to MNKKNNRLVGAGVLSAVAASLCCITPVLALISGASGVASIFSWMEPARPYLIGITVLVLGFAWYQKLKPRTAEEIQCDCEEDEKKPFMQTKTFLGIVTVFAALMLAFPNYAHIFYPSNDNKEVVIVNASDIQTVTFDVKGMTCNGCASQVENDVNKLPGIVKVDAIYEEATAKVEFDQTKVSLAQIEEAINGTGYKVVGKK
- a CDS encoding heavy-metal-associated domain-containing protein, with product MKKNLILLSALFLIGIAQLNAQCCKPNDSKAQTANTNQQEGKTLKLKITGMTCAGCSNHISNALKEVDGIIEHKVEYPGDLATIQYDPSKKNPEAIKKVIEKTGYKAEIIKENSK
- the merB gene encoding organomercurial lyase is translated as MKNQRKYIDGQLNDILFSEFKIKNSDFILRIFQELMLGSSISKNRFYKLIKVSKDKADAILNKLGETDVQGNIIAFSGLSTVPTKHRFIVNGKMLYTWCVVDAILFAEWLDVEVNVHSSDPIDSSLIELQINGGQLLWTTPYPLFISWVESVDTCNIKGSLCNHVSFFASERTAKQWLKNNPDGKILTLEDFFEPKNIGMKCC
- the merA gene encoding mercury(II) reductase is translated as MKEEKIKLEIAGMTCDHCATGIKKMLSQNEGVKEANVSYPKATCECSFDPTKTSKEEIINTINGTKNYRVKSEISENGNSRNNQFDLIIIGGGSAAFSAAIKAESLGLSTLMVNGGLDFGGTCVNVGCVPSKNLIRAGESAYHATHSNFEGIKPKGVDIDFAQIIKDKKKLVATLQEKKYMDVVSDFENLTMLKGWAKFKDNKTILVDGKEYKAFKFLIAAGATTNIPTIEGLDKIDYLTNVSLFDLEEKPESLTIMGAGYIGLEIAMAYNRLGVKVRIIEFTDRVLRTQTPDISEALETQMRKEGIEILPNFRAVKFEKQANETIIHCKCPDGSFTQIIEKGKVVIATGTKANTSQLGLDNIGLELTKSGHIAVNEKMETNLPNIYAAGDVTNTPAFVYTAAFEGKIAVENAFSGTDNKADYSSLPWVVFTDPQIAGAGLDEAQAESKGIPFEVSKLELKDVPRAIAANDTRGFIKLIRNSETDKLIGARVVAPEGGELIQQLSMAIKYGIMVKDLADSFYPYLTLGEGIKLAAITFGKDVSKLSCCAS
- a CDS encoding caspase family protein; the encoded protein is MIDYKKLDVEYDQIIILDLLSENERTDWKITEELRDVLKGERFSVHPIYLSNKQELLDALEQLTTQAKAGKRYMLHFVGHGNSDCIGFKHNHELIPWSQLEVPLQNLNKVSDETLVLNMTTCKGLNVIKAVDHMKVEKPFFGIIGYSADLDYCVGISANKIFYLSMSNGIQINKAIEKVKKETGDDNFHCITAQGYSAIKNKIEQQR